From a single Arachis hypogaea cultivar Tifrunner chromosome 3, arahy.Tifrunner.gnm2.J5K5, whole genome shotgun sequence genomic region:
- the LOC140183549 gene encoding uncharacterized protein — MATREAQWLTYILQDLKVKLEKPIAIYCDNQSTLHIAANPVFHERTKHIEMDCHIIYGKIHDWWIIWCAFQRITVETAPSSVPCFLAFRNGLAPKQLHIEIALGTTFFREGKDHTDHKKNSQSSVELGTSSGAMMPFGGLNNMRQPDNNNSSGSPSAGKSLEATSFSKKTESAIMTGDKGILSEERKHLLDVKKVELEKKIQERAGAQASSTTSFQQQDSSSTKGDVDNVWRPSLLGTKELVSKLVFWKKRPQPVTCFAIMLMS; from the exons ATGGCAACTAGAGAAGCTCAGTGGCTGACCTACATCTTGCAAGACTTGAAAGTGAAGTTGGAGAAGCCAATAGCCATATATTGCGACAACCAATCAACATTACACATTGCAGCAAACCCAGTCTTCCATGagagaacaaagcacattgagatGGATTGTCATATA ATATATGGCAAGATCCACGATTGGTGGATCATCTGGTGTGCCTTTCAAAGAATAACAGTTGAAACAGCTCCGAGCTCAGTGCCTTGTTTTCTAGCATTTAG AAATGGTTTAGCACCAAAGCAACTACATATTGAAATTGCTCTTGGAACCACTTTTTTTAGAGAAG GAAAGGATCATACTGACCACAAAAAAAACTCACAATCTTCTGTTGAATTGGGTACCTCGTCAGGGGCCATGATGCCTTTTGGAGGTCTGAACAATATGAGACAACCTGATAATAATAACTCTTCAGGGTCCCCTTCTGCTGGAAAATCTCTGGAAGCTACGTCATTCTCCAAGAAAACTGAGAGTGCAATAATGACTGGGGACAAAGGTATTCTTTCTGAAGAAAGGAAACATCTCCTAGATGTCAAAAAAGTAGAGCTTGAAAAGAAAATTCAAGAAAGAGCTGGTGCACAAGCTTCGTCAACCACTTCTTTTCAGCAGCAAGATTCCTCTAGTACAAAGGGTGATGTTGACAATG TATGGAGACCATCACTCTTGGGGACAAAAGAATTGGTATCAAAACTAGTGTTCTGGAAGAAAAGGCCACAGCCTGTAACATGCTTTGCTATTATGCTGATGAGTTGA